Proteins from a genomic interval of Microbacterium phyllosphaerae:
- a CDS encoding ABC transporter ATP-binding protein — MTPVIELRGVERSYGEPPVHACAGVDLAVHAGELVAIVGPSGSGKSTLLNLIGTLDRPTGGVARIGGADVQELSDQDLSALRAHKIGFVFQQFHLSDGVSAVDNVADGMLYLGEPRSVRRGRAKIALDRVGLSHRRDHKPHQLSGGERQRVAIARAIVSDPTLLLADEPTGNLDSESGAAVVELLQRLHRQGTTVVVITHDVELAARFPRQITIKDGRIVDDTSRPGVRA, encoded by the coding sequence ATGACCCCCGTCATCGAATTGCGCGGCGTCGAGCGTTCGTATGGCGAACCACCAGTGCACGCGTGCGCAGGCGTCGACCTGGCGGTACATGCCGGAGAGCTTGTCGCCATCGTCGGCCCCAGCGGTTCCGGCAAGTCCACTCTGCTGAACCTCATCGGCACATTGGACAGACCAACGGGAGGGGTCGCCCGCATCGGTGGTGCAGACGTACAGGAACTCAGTGACCAGGACCTGTCGGCGTTGAGGGCTCACAAGATCGGGTTCGTGTTCCAGCAGTTTCACCTCAGTGACGGCGTGAGCGCAGTAGACAACGTCGCCGATGGCATGCTCTATCTCGGTGAGCCGCGAAGCGTCCGCCGTGGTCGGGCCAAGATCGCGCTGGATCGAGTGGGGTTGAGCCACAGGCGCGACCATAAGCCGCACCAGCTGTCGGGCGGCGAACGCCAACGTGTCGCAATAGCACGCGCAATCGTCAGCGACCCGACTCTCCTCCTCGCCGACGAGCCGACCGGAAACCTTGACTCGGAGTCGGGCGCCGCCGTCGTGGAGCTGCTGCAACGACTGCACCGTCAGGGAACGACCGTGGTCGTCATCACCCACGATGTCGAACTCGCCGCTCGATTCCCCCGGCAGATCACTATCAAGGACGGTCGGATCGTCGACGACACTTCACGGCCAGGAGTTCGCGCATGA
- a CDS encoding peptidoglycan-binding protein, translating into MLDFAHTRDLSSEVRGTLTSTPSPGAVIGRGEVLFSVNNQGVFLFDGALPAWRPFESGMDNGPDIQQLENTLRAAGHFDAEPDQKFTWSTVEAIYSWQKATGQPETGRIEFGRVVFTESSIRVAEVLAPVGSHVGAGVPVLSISALEQAVTADVKLADQRLAVVDVTVDVQLPGGVTTAGVITSVGQPTEREANGSTTVVIPVAITLVNAEDAVGIQKANVTVNVPSETREGVLSVPLESLIALPGGDFGVEIIDADGDTDQVPVTTGLFAGGRVEISGPKIAAGVNVVVPST; encoded by the coding sequence GTGCTTGACTTCGCCCACACGAGAGACCTGTCCTCCGAGGTCCGCGGCACATTGACGAGCACCCCGTCGCCCGGCGCTGTCATCGGCCGCGGCGAAGTTCTGTTCTCCGTCAACAACCAAGGTGTGTTTCTCTTCGACGGGGCGCTGCCCGCTTGGCGACCCTTCGAGTCCGGGATGGACAATGGGCCCGACATCCAACAGCTCGAAAACACCCTCCGGGCTGCGGGCCACTTCGACGCAGAACCAGACCAGAAATTCACTTGGAGCACGGTGGAAGCGATCTACTCATGGCAGAAAGCCACGGGCCAACCCGAGACCGGGAGGATCGAATTCGGGCGGGTCGTCTTCACGGAGTCCAGCATTCGCGTCGCGGAGGTTCTCGCTCCTGTCGGAAGCCATGTCGGCGCAGGCGTCCCCGTACTCAGCATCTCCGCACTCGAGCAGGCGGTCACGGCTGATGTGAAACTCGCCGATCAAAGGCTTGCCGTGGTGGACGTGACCGTCGACGTGCAACTTCCGGGCGGCGTCACCACCGCCGGGGTGATCACGAGCGTCGGTCAACCGACCGAAAGGGAAGCGAACGGCTCCACCACAGTGGTCATCCCGGTTGCCATCACCCTCGTGAACGCGGAGGACGCCGTCGGTATCCAGAAAGCCAACGTCACGGTGAACGTTCCTTCGGAGACCCGCGAAGGGGTCTTGTCCGTCCCGCTGGAGTCTCTGATTGCCCTTCCCGGTGGCGACTTCGGAGTGGAGATCATCGATGCAGACGGCGACACCGATCAGGTGCCCGTCACGACGGGGCTGTTCGCTGGGGGGCGAGTAGAGATATCCGGTCCCAAGATCGCAGCCGGCGTCAACGTCGTGGTCCCGAGCACATGA
- a CDS encoding response regulator transcription factor: protein MRALIVEDVTYLAEAIRTGLRREMIAADMVHDGAAALEYLSVNDYDVVILDRDIPEVHGDEVCGWIAEHRPRCRVLMLTAAHSLGEKVAGFERGADDYIVKPFAFPELVARLRALGRRAGASHPPMLEAHGVRLDAFRREAYRDGRLLRLTNKEFAVLELLMLADGGVLSAETLLEKAWDENADPFTNTVRVTLSNLRKALSEPRLIHTVVGAGYRFGASA from the coding sequence ATGCGTGCATTGATCGTCGAAGACGTGACATATCTGGCCGAGGCGATCCGAACGGGGCTTCGTCGAGAGATGATCGCTGCAGATATGGTCCACGACGGTGCCGCCGCGCTCGAGTACCTATCGGTGAACGACTACGACGTCGTCATCCTGGACCGAGACATACCCGAAGTCCACGGCGATGAGGTCTGCGGGTGGATCGCTGAGCACCGCCCCCGCTGCCGCGTGCTGATGCTCACAGCCGCGCATTCTCTAGGAGAGAAGGTCGCCGGCTTCGAGCGAGGAGCGGACGACTACATCGTGAAACCGTTCGCGTTCCCGGAACTCGTCGCGCGTCTGCGCGCCCTCGGGCGGCGGGCGGGGGCATCACATCCCCCGATGCTGGAGGCTCACGGAGTACGACTCGACGCGTTCCGTCGGGAAGCATATCGGGATGGTCGACTCCTCCGCTTGACGAACAAGGAGTTCGCGGTGCTGGAGCTCCTGATGCTTGCTGACGGAGGTGTGCTCAGCGCCGAAACGCTATTGGAGAAGGCATGGGACGAGAACGCCGACCCATTCACGAACACGGTCCGTGTCACACTGTCGAACCTGCGCAAGGCCCTCTCGGAACCGCGCCTCATACACACGGTCGTCGGCGCGGGGTATCGCTTCGGAGCCTCAGCGTGA
- a CDS encoding ABC transporter permease, producing MTTEHEEIIDSTDAPAGARLRSKLRAADILQLGGVGLRTRPLRAVLSALGIAIGIAAMIAVVGISTSSQAQLNTQLEALGTNLLTAEANTGMLGEDTKLPESTIGKARQMLGAEGASGTAKLSANVYRSELINESATGGITVLTADLDLLDVTATRVASGAWLNASTGQFPAVVLGATAAGHLGVHTIGTNVWMGGQYFAVVGILEPSALAPELDLSALVGEGIARSEFEWDGSPSTVYQRVAEDLIEQVRELLPATVNPQAPEEVAVSRPSDALAAKSAVDQAFTGLLVGLGSIALLVGGIGVANTMIISVLERRREIGLRRALGATRAHIRAQFLAEALLLSALGGVMGSLLGVIVVLSVGALNGWPFAVPPELFGAAVGSTLAIGAIAGLYPAARAARTPPTAALSI from the coding sequence ATGACAACAGAACACGAGGAGATCATCGACTCCACAGACGCGCCCGCGGGGGCGCGTCTGCGATCCAAGCTGCGCGCCGCCGACATACTGCAGCTCGGCGGTGTCGGGCTGCGAACCCGGCCTCTGCGGGCAGTGCTGTCCGCGCTCGGTATCGCCATCGGAATCGCTGCGATGATTGCTGTGGTGGGCATCTCCACGTCCAGTCAAGCGCAGTTGAACACTCAGCTGGAGGCGCTGGGAACGAACCTGCTCACCGCCGAGGCGAACACCGGCATGCTCGGGGAGGACACAAAGCTCCCTGAGAGCACCATCGGAAAAGCCCGGCAGATGCTCGGCGCGGAAGGCGCCAGCGGTACCGCGAAGCTCTCCGCCAACGTATACCGCAGCGAACTCATCAATGAGTCCGCAACCGGTGGCATCACGGTGCTCACCGCCGACCTCGATCTGCTCGATGTGACGGCGACAAGAGTCGCCAGCGGAGCATGGCTGAACGCATCGACAGGGCAGTTCCCAGCGGTCGTATTGGGGGCGACGGCTGCAGGCCACCTCGGCGTGCACACCATCGGGACCAACGTGTGGATGGGCGGGCAGTACTTCGCGGTCGTCGGTATTCTGGAACCTTCCGCATTGGCGCCCGAGCTCGATCTGAGCGCCCTCGTCGGCGAAGGGATCGCGCGCTCCGAGTTCGAATGGGATGGAAGCCCCTCGACGGTCTACCAGCGGGTTGCGGAGGATCTCATCGAGCAGGTCCGCGAACTGCTCCCTGCGACTGTCAATCCGCAGGCGCCGGAGGAAGTGGCGGTGTCCCGGCCATCCGATGCACTCGCCGCGAAGTCCGCTGTAGATCAGGCTTTCACGGGACTTCTCGTCGGCCTCGGCTCAATCGCATTGCTAGTCGGCGGTATCGGTGTCGCGAACACCATGATCATCTCGGTCCTCGAACGGCGACGCGAGATTGGGTTGCGGCGGGCGCTGGGTGCAACGAGGGCACACATCCGTGCGCAGTTCCTTGCGGAGGCGCTGCTGCTCTCCGCTCTTGGCGGCGTGATGGGCTCGCTCCTGGGGGTCATCGTCGTTCTCTCTGTCGGCGCTTTGAACGGATGGCCGTTCGCGGTGCCACCTGAGTTGTTCGGCGCGGCCGTGGGAAGCACTCTCGCCATCGGGGCCATCGCTGGGCTGTACCCGGCTGCCCGTGCGGCGCGGACTCCGCCGACCGCAGCCTTGAGCATCTAA
- a CDS encoding GNAT family N-acetyltransferase encodes MTVGLLVVEDTPASEDIRALIDANVRDNYETSPADSVHVFDAAALGSPYVTLWSARDAATRTLLGIGAIARLTATSVELKSMRTVEEARGRGVASQIVRTIRDVCRERGIEVIFLETGVEDFFAPARAMYAKLGFVECGPFGDYVEDSNTVFMTLRV; translated from the coding sequence ATGACCGTTGGCCTCCTGGTCGTTGAGGACACCCCTGCGTCCGAGGACATTCGCGCGCTCATCGATGCGAACGTCCGTGACAATTACGAGACGTCACCTGCGGACAGCGTGCATGTCTTCGACGCCGCCGCTCTTGGGTCTCCGTATGTGACCTTGTGGTCGGCGAGGGACGCGGCGACTCGGACGCTTCTCGGAATCGGCGCTATCGCACGCCTGACGGCAACGAGCGTCGAGCTGAAGTCGATGCGCACAGTCGAGGAGGCACGCGGCCGTGGCGTCGCCAGCCAGATCGTGCGCACCATTCGTGATGTATGCCGCGAACGAGGCATCGAGGTGATCTTTTTGGAAACCGGGGTCGAGGATTTCTTCGCGCCTGCCCGTGCGATGTACGCGAAGCTCGGTTTCGTGGAATGCGGACCGTTCGGCGACTACGTCGAGGATTCGAACACGGTCTTCATGACGCTACGCGTTTGA
- a CDS encoding sensor histidine kinase: MSDDDRISTSIVRAWRRRFTFRARLTVAFTTLFGIAGITIVLVVTVFMRTIPVYTPAVATRGEVTEAVPLSEVEESLPAGAGSVAVSADGIVLRDPAGILNVSFIVSLVVLTILIAAGAVAAWFIAGRMLRPLQAINHAAQLASTGTLSHRVGLQGPNDELRDLSDTFDMMLGRLDDAFQSHQRFAANASHELRTPLATTQTLLEVALADPEASAAELREVAARVLATNKSNTEIIEALLSLADIGTRSVGEDPVDLGALMNEVVATARDEADAACIEVRVVTRRTVTVGDTALLRQAFMNLVLNAIRHNLPGGYVEVLVTPTASGPTIRVENTGPALASARLDALREPFARGSGRVETERRGHGLGLAIAATAIEHQQGTLTLTPRTAGGVIAFVALPALSRRDSEPDTSTNYTSNMSV, translated from the coding sequence GTGAGCGACGACGACCGCATCTCGACGAGCATCGTGCGCGCCTGGCGTCGGCGCTTCACGTTCCGGGCACGGCTGACCGTCGCGTTCACCACACTGTTCGGGATCGCGGGAATCACCATCGTTCTCGTCGTGACCGTCTTCATGCGAACCATCCCGGTCTACACACCAGCGGTCGCCACCCGCGGGGAGGTGACCGAGGCAGTTCCACTCAGTGAGGTGGAGGAGTCCCTCCCCGCAGGAGCGGGTTCCGTGGCCGTCAGCGCGGACGGAATCGTGCTCCGGGACCCTGCAGGAATCCTGAACGTCTCGTTCATCGTCTCACTCGTTGTCCTGACAATCCTTATCGCTGCCGGCGCCGTGGCCGCGTGGTTCATCGCCGGCCGGATGCTGCGACCGCTGCAGGCCATCAACCACGCCGCGCAGCTCGCCAGCACCGGCACCCTCAGCCACCGTGTTGGCCTCCAAGGACCCAACGATGAACTTCGCGACCTGTCTGACACATTCGACATGATGCTCGGTCGGCTCGATGATGCCTTCCAATCCCACCAGAGGTTCGCGGCGAACGCTTCGCACGAACTGCGCACGCCCCTGGCGACCACCCAGACGTTGCTCGAAGTGGCGTTGGCTGACCCCGAAGCTAGTGCGGCGGAACTCCGCGAGGTCGCGGCACGCGTACTTGCCACGAACAAGAGCAACACGGAGATCATCGAAGCGTTGCTGTCGCTCGCCGACATCGGGACGAGAAGTGTTGGTGAAGACCCGGTGGATCTCGGCGCGCTGATGAATGAGGTCGTGGCGACCGCGCGGGATGAAGCGGACGCAGCGTGTATCGAGGTGCGCGTCGTGACGCGGCGCACCGTCACCGTCGGTGACACAGCGCTCCTCAGACAGGCTTTCATGAACCTCGTACTCAATGCCATCCGCCATAACCTTCCGGGTGGATACGTCGAGGTCCTCGTCACGCCAACGGCGTCCGGCCCGACGATCCGCGTGGAGAACACCGGACCCGCACTCGCCTCGGCCCGCTTGGACGCGCTTCGCGAACCTTTCGCCCGAGGCTCCGGGCGTGTAGAGACAGAGCGACGTGGACATGGTCTGGGACTAGCCATCGCCGCCACCGCCATCGAGCACCAGCAAGGAACGCTCACTCTCACCCCTCGAACAGCGGGCGGCGTGATTGCATTCGTCGCCCTACCTGCGTTATCCAGGCGGGATAGCGAACCGGATACATCCACGAACTACACGAGTAACATGTCAGTGTGA